One Hypomesus transpacificus isolate Combined female chromosome 21, fHypTra1, whole genome shotgun sequence genomic window, AGCTAAACACGTGTGAGTGTCCATAGCACACAGTTTCACCCTAATCCAATTCATAGGCGAGACTAATAAGCATCCAGGTGCTATAGCATACCACTAGACATAGTGACAAAGTCCTGCCTATGTGCCTGGGTCCATCAGGGACAAGGTTGCCAATGGTTTACTGTCTCAGTCCAGATGCTGGATGACAGCTGAAACCGGAACATTGCAGACCCAATTCCATGGCATCCTCTTAGTTCCTGTGGGTTTGGAATCCCCACACTTTTCCTGGAAGTTACTAAAGATTTCTGAAGAAGACTGGAAGGTTCCGTAGCCTGCCTCTAGCTTAAGGAAATGAGTTTGCCTTCATGGAGTCTTCTATTCCATAAATACCACAGTGATCTTCATTTCAGTTGAAGGTGTTAAGAGGATCTAAAACCCTAAAACAACCCCAAAAATCGATTAGCCTACGAGTTAATGATGCAATTCAACTTCGAGGCAATTCTAGGCTGGAAGCGAATATCCAGCCTAACTTGTTGATGTCAGCAGATCTGAAGTGTGTTTTAAAGTCAAGAGGTGTTGTCTTGGTCCTCCGGTTCTAGCGCCGTACAATGAaccctccacttcctctctggaGAACAGTGAGGGCAGCAAACAGGATGTGGCACCCCTGACCCACTTCTAAATCACTTTGGCTCGTATCATACGGCACGACGAAGGAGCGTGGAATCGGAAAGAAACGCAGAACGgcaaaagagggaaagaaaaactTATGACCGGGGACTGAGCTTCAACCCTGCTGAGTCTGAGAGGGTTGGGGGTGTACGAGGCCACTAAAACATGACAAGAAAATACAAACAGACTAAAGACActattttctttccttctcaaGCCAAGAAACGTCTCTGTCAGTGAGCTTCAAGCAGCGGAGAAGCTCCCTCACCTCAACTACCACTAAGAAACATGGTGCCAGAACTGAAGTGATAGTTCTGTACCCGGGGGAAAATAAAGCATGTGACACATCTCAGTAAAAAAAGGCAAAGGGGGTGAACGTGAATGAGCCAAATGACAAGAGACCTAAGTTTGAACTGGTGTGTGAATGTTCATGGTTAAGCCTGTTAAAAGCTTATTGAAATCTCATCAAGCACTTCAGTATAGTCTTTGTGGTTCCCCATGAAAACTAAAGTTCTTAGAAAAGCCATCCTAATAGATTGCAGAGAGGCCTCTGAGAAGTGTGTTTTTGCCAATAGCGACCTGTATTACGCCTGGAACCAAGCCCAGATGCTATCCAGTAGTCAGGTCGGCTTTTTGACAAATCTGCAATCTGAAAAAGCCGACCTACGTAAAAACATGGAGGCCAAGACTTTTGGTGCTTTGATGATGATGCCAAGCCTTTTATATACCACAGGTCTCAAACACAAGAGGAGTCGGAAAAACACGAGAACTTCTTCACAAGGGCTAGCGCTGGGGGCTTTGCCACGATTGTAAATGACTCCACGCTCATGTCTCAACGTCCTCATCTGTCCACCGTGTgacactgcaaaaaaaaaggcAGATAACAACTTCCATCTGGCAAAAATAGGGTGCTCTTCAACAGCGGGAgtggggaagggtgggggggggggggtttcctgAGGAAGCAGCTGGCTGCCTACAGGGAAAACAGGACTGCCGGATTACAGGGATCCAAGGTGAACATGGCACAGACCAGAATGAGtagagggaggcggagggggcgAGGGCACAGGacagcgcgggggggggggggattggggggggggggggcatgggatGGTCTTGTTTGAGAATGCCTCGGCCCTTGACCCACAGAGGGGGCTGCGGTGGCTGAAGAGAGCCTGCGTCCGgagtacccccacccccccctccacccctgccgcGCCGCGCCCCCCCCTGTAGTGGGAACACTGCTGTGTCCTTGATCTTAACCTGCTTTTTCAGATTCCACATTTGACCACTGTGTTCAGCTGTTTGCTGAGATCTCTCTGCAGGGGGGTATAAACACCACAAAACATGCACAAAGCTGACTTCTTAAGAAATCCTACTAACGATCTAATGCTAGGTTCTGGAGGACGTTCCCAAAGCGTTGTCACAGCTCATGTCTTGACTAACTTGTTTGCTTCTGAGACGTGTCGATATTTTGATGCCCTTGTATAGCTCTGGCTCTTGCAGCTGAATTCTCAAGCCGTAACTCTTTTCCTGTGTCCCGCAGCCATGGACAGGCAGGATGAGATCATCCCCGAGCACCCAAACAACAGCAACATCCGCTGCAGTCCCCAAGACAAACGCTGCATCCAGAAGACGCTGGCCCGCCTCCCTCCCAAATCCACCAATCAGAGAAGCAACAATGCCAGGGAGGACCCAAAGGCTGCGCTGGTGAGATATCCACCATTAACACTCTCACATCTTAATCCCCCCCAAATAAGACATTCAAAATAATTGCCTTtcaaccacacacagcacacagagcccCAACAGGTGTTTCACGTCAAGAGTTTATGGCTTTAAAAGTCACAAGCATAGAGTTAACAGGTTACAGATCGCTTGTTTGCAGGCTACGACTTGCAACCTCTGTGTGTCTTGTAAAAAGGCACTAAAGTATTCGCTGGAATCAACACACACGCTTGCGATGGCATAAAACCATTGAAGAATCTGCCTCACCACCGACATCCACGTATGGAGTTTACGGTGAAGTCATTTGGTCATCCTCTAATTGTTTCTCAGGCTCCATGTCGTGCTGAGCTGCAGAGAGCGCTGGACAGGCTGGCCACCAACACTCGCACCCACGACGATCTTTACAACATCCCGATACCCAACTGTGACAGGAATGGGGACTTCCATGCCAAGCAGGTTTGAGACTAATAaggacctttttttttttttttacggtgCCTATCGGTTGTAATGGTACGTGATAAATTCAATTGTATTTCATAAACTGGTTATTATTATATCCAAGTCATGTCGAGAttgtttttcttgtttgtttgtttgtttgtttgtttttgagggtgggggggggggggcgggttgtCGCCTGTATATCTGTTATGTCTTTTTATTCCATTTTGGATGTGAGGCCCAGCATGTTTACTCTACTCTCATACAATCCCCTCAAACTACGCCACTACTCACTCAGCCAAAACAAAGAGCGTGCATGAACTGAAATATTAACTGGAGACACATTGTTTCATGTGGGATGGGAATAACTCTGGCCAAGAGCGCACGTATTCGGGCATGCAGAAAAACAAATTTCTCAAAGACCATTTGTCCTGAAGTATAAGTGCGCACTTGGTTTGcatcataaaaaaatataaaaaaaacgcAGAAATAATCGCCTCATTGCAGTGATAGATGCTATTAGCTTTTAGTCTAAACAATTCCTTGCATCTCCTTGCTTTTCCCCTCAATGGCTAACTTTGAAGATAAAAGGGAATCAGAAACGTTGTGTACACAGAAGCAGATAAGATTTGCTGTGACAGGGATATACAATTTCAGCTACAGACGCAGAGTCAGTGATAAAAGCCTAAGCCTGCCAAGGGCATGGACCTCAAAAGTCTGGGCTTGGGTTGATTGCGTAACAGGGTTAAAGTACTCTCGTCTGCTCTTTTTAGTGTGTCTGGGGGTCGGAGCAAAGTCATCTGTTTACTGTTTAACTATAATTGCACCATGGTAGAACTCTGTGCCACCCTTTGCGACGACCAACAAGGCTTTGAGGGGTGATCTGTTCCATCCCATTGCATACCAGGAATCATTTGGAAACTCCAAGCTGTTGAACAGCCTTCAGGTTTTAGTCGCTTacccacaggagaaacagaaaggattttTTACTTGACTTAAATCAAGAGAACGAGACCCATGGAATGAAATCATATCCATGCTCTTACTTTGATCTAAATTACAGATGTACACGTCAATTGTGTACCGTCTTAACCACCCTACCAACAGTATTTCTGCCGTGCCCCCTAATCGTGTGCCGCCTGCTCCTTTTGAGTGACACCTCTGCATGTTTTGATCATACTTTCCCGCCCACAGTGCCACCCGGCCCGTGATGGGCAGCGGGGAAAGTGCTGGTGCGTGGACCAGAAGACGGGCATGAGGCAGCCAGGACCCCTCGAACTGAGAGGGGAACTGGACTGCCACATGTTAATGACTTCCACCCTGACAGAGTGAGGAGGGGACCTGCAGGGTCGACCGTGGGGAGGTGGAAAGGGCCAGCAGAAATCTACTGGTGCTGATTAGTGAAACTATAAAAAGAAAAGACTTCACCTTAAAGGCTCTCTTCGCGTGAGGCGAACGGTACTTGAGAAtccaaaagtaaaaaaaaaaaaaagaaggaaaaccaTGGAATCTTTGTTCCTTTACATATTGTTTGTTTTGCtattgtgtgagtgtctgtgttcctctgtgtcTTTTGAGCACTTGTGTGTGGCTTCCCTTTGGGTTCTGTAAAATGAAGGCCCACGCTCTTGTTTTCAATGGCAAGTGGTGAAAACAGTCCACTGAATTCAGTGTGTAAACATTATCTTGAAAATACGACAAAGTTGGTTTGGTTTCGGGTAAATAAGCGGATATCCCTTGCCTCTTGCAGGGCTTGCCATTGACAATGCAGTAGGATCTGTAGAGAAAGTATAAGACCGTAAAACGAGAAAACAGAAAGATACgaatgagagagggatggagagaaacaaATGGAAAAacggagggaaaaaaagaatacaGCATTTCCCTGCTTTGAATTAGCAATTGATGATAAGCCTCGGTTTTTCACGACAGAAATGACTTTGAAAGAGGAAACTGTACCCTAGAGAGAGCACAAGGAGTCCAAGAAGAGATGTGCTTTATCGCTCGAGCTCTCTGCATCCCCCTCTCTATTGACTGGGAGCTCTCTGGCTTATTTGTCCAGGGGGATCGGCAGCATAGCTAGGCTCAGAACTCTGTACACTGCTGATAGGATAATCTTGTTTCTCCAGCTGGGGCCTGCGTTGTTCTCCATGTTTGTATGAATATGCTTCTATATACAGGATTTCTTTTCCAACAGACTGCTTGGCAGTGTTGTGTAGTTTAGTGGTGCTATACACTGATTGTGCCAAAAACTGGCTTCTGCACTTTTATGGGCATTGTTTTTGATAGAAACCGACGACAGAGACCGTTTCAGAGCGGAGGCACTCAACAAATCTTTGGATGACCTAAATGAGTGAACATCAATACTGGTTAGCGGCAAACATTTCCAAATTTCTTCTTTTAATTTTTAATAAGTTGATTAAAATCAAATAGGCGCAACTGCACCTCCTTAGTTGCAGATATACTTAAGTTAACCGCCTGACTGTTTTATTAAATTCCGTAGcaaatttgcatgcaaaataatAAACCGTATTTGAGTAGTAAAAAGGAGGATACAAGTTTTATAAAAAGCGCAATCCAATAGTATCTGCATTTCAAAGAAACATCAATGTGTTCAGATCATTTGAATACTCACATATCTGAGTACTGCACAGCCCTCTTTGCTTTCAAGAAATCCTATACCTTTTCACAGAATTTATACCACTGTTAATGACACCACTGCACAGTAGTTATTTGCATTATGTTCAACAGACAAATTTGGAATTTCCCCCTTTCAAAATAATTTGCTTCCTCTGCTTTCTATATTGACATAGGCTTGACTGTTCATATATAACAGCAATTTGATTGTAGTGTACATCGAAAGAGCAACCCTTTTGAATCCCTTCACTTTCAAGGCTGGTTAAATCAGCCTCGTAGCCATGGAGAAAAGGAAAGGAACAACCCCCTTGGATGCAGTACAGATCAGACAGTTCAGTGGGGTCATCTCTAGAAATGGATAGTGCATGTAATCCTCCCATGAGAGGCTTGGGTTACTAATTGACCCCAGGATGGAATCATTGTGCCTGTGCCGTCGTTATCAGTGTTAACGGTGCGCCGGCAGTGTGACTTCACGAGGAGGGAGgcgaggagatgagggaggaggtgatTGTAAATGAGACGCCAGGAGCAGTTGTCCTGCTTTCTCTTTCAAGACCCCGAGGACAGTGTGagttcattcctctgtacaccTGATAGGCAAGTCATTAAGAAGGGGACAGTGTGCGAGAGAGGAGGcgtgaggaggagacagagaaatgtAGCCGTGCAAAATGTCACGTCGAGTCCTCTGGGAACAAAACTGCTTCTCATTGCATTGTCTGGCACTTGAAAATTGGGAAGAATGTCTTACGAAACATTCACTTACTCACAAGTAATAGTCTGTAGTCTGGAAGTCCATTTGCTATAGCATTAATACCATGATGGTGTGTAGGGTGGAAATAAAGTACTTCGAGCAAATTCTATGAGCTATGGAGAAAGAGCTTGTATCAAAATGTGGCTACCTTTTACATAGAGAATAATTATGCATAGTGTATCTGCAAGTAGCCTACCTGTAGCAATCAAAAGCCAAAGGAGTAGAGTACAGAGTCCCTGGCCCTTAGGTATTGGCAAGCTTCTGAAGTTTTTCTCCAATCTAGTTTAAGAGCCAAATTCATTAACAGTAGGTAGAAGAAACAACTTTGAACTAACACATTTAACAAGCTTCTGAATAGACATTTTTTCTTATTCATGATGACCGAAATAAAATCATTTAATGTTTCTTTAGCTTATTTTATAACATGGACTACCTACATTAAACCATCTTCTCTAAAAGAAATCTTTGCCCTTGAACAATACcacatttttgttgttttggtaCCACAACGTCTGATGTTGGTTTTGTCGGTATACAATGATGAGTAGGTTAATGTGTGACTCTCAGCTTCAACTTAAGAGGTATTTTCATTCATTTCAAATTAAGTGTTTTGAAATTATAGCACTTTTTGTCCCGTATGTTATGGCACCAGGTCATTGGATAGTATATTTCAGAAGGTTTATTATTGGCTGTATATCCTTTGCATGCATGACTGCCTGAAATCTGCAACCAATATACATCACCAGCCACTGGGGAATCTCAAAGATGCTCTGCCTTTACTGCAGCCATCTTCTATTACTTCTTGTTACCTTGCATTGCCTTCAGTTTCCTCTTGGAGCATGTCAAATCTCCTTTGTTGTGCACTCACACTTCGAAACAAGTGTTTTGTTTTATCTATTGCTGGTTGATTTCTGAAGTGTGTTTTAGTTTATTGTCTCACTGACAGTTTTAgtggcaatttttttttttcctttaaaGATGGGAGATAACAATTTGTGCAAAATGCCTTGGTTACTCTAGATTGAATGACGCCATGCACACTTTAAGGGGCACTAAGTGCCACTGGCAGCAAAGCAACCACAAAACATGACTgaatttcctttctttaattgTAAGGAAGAAGATCTTTTCTTTGAAGTCTTCATTCTTGTTTACAGTAAACAAAGAGGGTGTGCTTTCACTCTAATCTGGTCTCAATTATCCACAAAACATTCTACCAAACTGATATTGTCTTATTATTGGACAATTCTAACAAACTCCAGTCATGCTGATAAAGCAAACCCTTTGCACTTTAACCTCATAGTCATCGTATCATGTCAAATCCAAAGTGCTAAAAACAAGATAAATAAAAAGATGTCTTTGTCTGAGAACCTTCGGTGCTCACTGTAGCCTATACATTGAAGTGAAACTTTCTTTTGTCTCCAAAGACAAAATTCCCCATATGTTGGAGGGAATGAAAATCCAAAAATCAATGTGTATTTCTTCTTTTTACTTCACTCTCTTGAAAAGGTTTTCAGGTTGGGCCCGACATGTACTGTAAATGGTTAAGAGGTGCTCAAAAAGACAATGAATGATTATGGCTTTGTCATTAGAGTAAAGGCCTTCAAGTGTTCTACATATATGAAACTGTGTATGCTTAAGCTATCTTATCTGATCTCTAACATTCGTTATAGTGTATTTGCATTTCAGAAAATTCCTGTTTGTATTCCTGTTTGCCTCAGACTCTGTTAATTCTAAGTAGCATTTGCATGTGTAATGGTGAACTGGGACTCAAGAATGTCtagattgtttgtgtgtttggtccTGAACAGGACCATACCATGTATGTTTTATAAAAATAGGGGGTGAAGTTTACTCAATGAGTGTGTACTCGAAATAATGACTTGGTTatattgtaaatgttgacttgaCGAAACAAtgtatacaatatatatatatatatctaattaaaatgtaaacattcaaTATTGACTCCATCTCCCTTTTAAATGTGTGCATGCTGTTAAGACTTTGGTAGATATGTGCTGTCCACAAAATCTCAAAAGAACAGTTGCAGGgtttagactgtgtgtgtgcgctgataTTTGAGAAATATCAGTTTTTACATCCTTTCTATCTGCACCAAATGGACAGTGCACTGTAGTTTCTTCCAGTTCTACCACAAAGTGTCATGTTTATACAGGTCATCAAGCGATTGAGAATATCCTGTCAAAAGTCACACATTGAAGAAGATTGACACTGAAATGTGGGTTGTTCACATTTCTGCAGCTgccaaatgtatgcattttaAATGACATACAATTACATACTCATCCCATGTGAGGTTGAATACATAAGAGGTATTAATATTGTTTTTTGCTGGACATAAAATGTTTAAGCGGTTCTAAGTTAGTGACTGAAATATAATTTCCAACACTTGATAGATTTCACAAGTTAATGATAACACTGAAGGCAGTGTAGTCCAATAAATACCTCAGTAATGATACATCATAATAATATGACTGCCACTGCTTCTAAAAATACCTGCAGGATCCACCACCAGAGTAAACTTTCAAGCCTGCTTAGTTCCACTGCTTGAGTCTATTTTGGTGAGCTGAATCAGCTTAGGAAGAACTGCGTCTGCATTAGAATTAGAAGACACTTGTACACTCAGAAAATTCCAGTGTCTAAACCAAAATGGGGAATCCATAGGACTTTTGTTTGATTCCTTTGCTCAGTTGTAAATGAGTTTGACAATTTCCAGGCTTCAGCCATCAAAAACGGTTATGTCGGTTATGACCCTTGACAGAAGAATGCCTTTGTGCTGAACCTGTACTGCAGTCATGTgggcctccccccacctcccctactCAGTTCACCTGTGTTCATCACTGTATAATCCTCCACTAGTTTACTCAGACAATGAATTCCAAATGTAAAACATAACAGGTGTCAAATTGAGTCATTGTGCATCGGTGAGTGCTCAAGGTCAATAGGAGTTGAGAGGAATGTGTTTAGGGATAAATTTAGAGGCAGTGAGGTGAGAGGTTCACAAGAAGCCATGACCGATACCTAATCCAAAGCAAGTGCTGTTCAAGTTGAATAGACACAGAAATCCAAGAGGATTCTGAATGTTTTTGTAAGTCCAAAAGCAGAGCACATCATTTTAACAGTTGACATGTACAGCTTTTAAAGAATGCGAGGAGGAATGCCAAGTATTTGAGCTGTAACAACATAGGACCTGTGAATGGAACTGCAGTGGCTTTTCTCAAAAGCTGTTTCAGTGAAGCATTATCAACTCAGCTACATTTCATGCTTGGATGCGATTCGAGTTTAGTTTGGGAACAATTATTGTCCCCAACAAGCCATAAAAATAAAGGAAAAAAAGTTGGGTAATTTGGATTCCCTACTTGTGTAATGTGTGGGCTAATGCGAGATAACTGGTCAGTCcaatgtaggctacagcatGATTCTGACAGTCATGAGTGGGATTGACACATCTGCGTGTTCATAGTTTCAAATCAATATAAACTAGATAAGATGTTACAAGTATCACTGTACAATGAGTTATACATTTGTACTTTTGCCTGGGCAATTTATTGAATCAGACTGTTTTGATGCCTACATGTTTACATGAACGGATGAAACGCAAGGATACATTTGTAACGTTTTTTGGCTATTAAAGCTAATTCACATCAATAAATTTGAATTCGATTTTGAGTAGGATAGCTGTGCTGTCAATAAATTATGTGAATCAGGGAAAGTATGTCTACAAGCAGAGTGGCAttcagtgtgtgcatgtctgtaatGAGGAGTAATTCTGGAAGATTCTACTGCAATCTTGAGTGGACCCCCATTTCATCCGCTTATTCTGGGGACTCTCAAGCCAGTCTACTAACCCTGTTATTTAgctacacatactcacacagtgGTGGGGACAAAGGATTTGGGGTGAGTTGGTTGACCATTTTACATGTAACTTACTTGTTTCAGTTTATGACAACTATAACAATACATCTGTGGCAGACATTAGATAACGCATTTTGTTGATTTACCGTCACGCTGCTTGTCATCAATTTGAGAAAAGATGCAATTTTTCTTGGCTGTGCCACACAAAGCTTGCTGACTACTTAGCATAGCCTATTCTCTTAGCTGCAGTTTCTAGCGTGCTACAATACAGTATGCCTCTTATTTGCTGTCAAGCGTTGTCCGGCTATCTTCTTGATATATGAACAAATACTTAACATCTAACGATGCGCATTAATTATTGTGAAATAATTACAGTATACTGTGCGACGTAATGTGGGACGATTTTCTAGCAAGCTAAGATAGCTAAGCTAGTTTACTAGCTGTAGGTGGCTATCTATTTTCCAGCAAACTATCTGTTTCAGGCTAGCTACCATTGGCTCTGACAGGCAAATGCATAATTTCTGATAGTTGTAGTGCTAATCAAACGACGAGCTGTTGTAAAGGTTGAAATATATCCAACTTGTTATGCTAACGTGAACTGCGCCATCCAGGTAGCGCTAGCTAGCGGCTGGCGAGCACTACTGTCATCCTGCCAGTCCTGTTAGCTAATACTGTATTCTGTGATGTTGCACGTACGTCGCCTGACACAGACCATTATTTGCATCATCGGCATCTCTTTTGTCCTGTGAATGAACGGCACATATATTACTCGCACCAGGGAGCTATTAATCACA contains:
- the LOC124483191 gene encoding insulin-like growth factor-binding protein 4, which gives rise to MVRGGGGGGGAVAPPCWSLWALSVLSLAALCLTDEAIRCPICTEERLAHCPLPDGCEETVRETGCGCCPTCALAKGALCGVYSPRCATGLRCYPPRGVERPLHSLMHGQGLCTDEREVDENSAMDRQDEIIPEHPNNSNIRCSPQDKRCIQKTLARLPPKSTNQRSNNAREDPKAALAPCRAELQRALDRLATNTRTHDDLYNIPIPNCDRNGDFHAKQCHPARDGQRGKCWCVDQKTGMRQPGPLELRGELDCHMLMTSTLTE